In Planctomycetota bacterium, the sequence CGAAAATCTCCCCGCCCTGCCCGATCGTCCCGGCCTGCAATACGAGCTGGGCGGCTTCGGGGATCGTCATGAAAAACCGCCGCATGTCCGGATGCGTCACCGTCACCGGCCCGCCCGCGTCGATCTGGCGTTGGAAGATCGGAACCACGCTGCCGTTGGACCCGAGCACGTTGCCGAATCGCACCACCGATGTGCGGGGACCGTCACCCGCACAAACGATCATCTCGCCGACGCGCTTGGTCGCGCCCATGACGCTCGTCGGCCGGACCGCCTTGTCTGTGCTGATGAATACCAGTGCCTCGACGCCAAACTCGGCCGATGCCTCGGCGACGTTCTGGGTGCCGAAGACGTTGTTCTTCACCGCCTCGCCGGGGTGCCGCTCCATCATCGGTACATGCTTGTGTGCGGCCGCGTGCAGAACCACCTGCGGCCGGTGATCAGCGAAAACGTCGTTGATCCTGTGCTTATCGGTCACGTCGGCGATGACCGGCTCGACGCTCTCGCCGACCCATTTCTCACGCAACTCGCGGTCGATCTCGAACAGCGCATTCTCGAACCGTTCGACCGCGATGAGCGTTTCCGGACAAAACCGCATGATCTGGCGGCACAGTTCCGACCCGATCGACCCGCCGGCACCGGTCACCATCACGCGTCGGCCGGCCAGGAAACGTTGCACAGCCGGTTCGTCGAGCCGGACCGGCTCACGCCCCAGCAACTGCTCCTCGATGGTCGGCTCCACCGGCGCGACCGCCGCCGGGATGTTCGGCATCTGCTGGGCTGGCGGCTTTCTAGACTTGCGCAGGCGTTTCCACACCAAGCCGTTATCGGCCCGGCGCGGGGGGCGGCATGAGGGATCAGTTCAGACGCTTGTCGAACACCAGCTCGTGCCGAAGTTGTTCTCCGCCGTCAGGCTTCCAGATCAGCAGCAGACGCGCGGTGCCGTTGAACCAACGCCAGTCGTCCTCGTCGTCCCGACGCAACGTCGCCCCGCCGCGCGGTCCGAGCAGAATGCCGCCCTCGTCGTACGCCCGGCTCGTGCCGATCTCGTCGGTCGCCGCGATCACACCGGTCACCCGGGGCGGCAGATCGAAACGTGTGCTCGTCCGAGGCAGCAACGTCCGCTCGATCAAAACATGCCGACGGCCGTTCGGATCGACCGACACCGAGCCCGGCTCGACCAGCGTCACCGGCACGTCCGTGTCATTGAACGCGATCACGCTCAGACCCGCGGCATTGCGCGCGATGGAATACATCAACCCTGATTGCTGGACCGTCAACGTGTCACCGGCGTCGAGGTTACTGGCCACGCCAAGCCCTCGGACTTCGTACGTCGAAGTTCCGGTGCAACCAAC encodes:
- a CDS encoding polysaccharide biosynthesis protein encodes the protein MPNIPAAVAPVEPTIEEQLLGREPVRLDEPAVQRFLAGRRVMVTGAGGSIGSELCRQIMRFCPETLIAVERFENALFEIDRELREKWVGESVEPVIADVTDKHRINDVFADHRPQVVLHAAAHKHVPMMERHPGEAVKNNVFGTQNVAEASAEFGVEALVFISTDKAVRPTSVMGATKRVGEMIVCAGDGPRTSVVRFGNVLGSNGSVVPIFQRQIDAGGPVTVTHPDMRRFFMTIPEAAQLVLQAGTIGQGGEIFVLEMGEPVRILDLAEAMIRRAGLVPGSDIRIKFSGIRPGEKLEEELAEDDEPALPTRCEKIRVLRSNGVEPASVEKHLATLRQVTNAPASEVVAALRSAVATYQHRQDTPMRLAA